CTAGGAGTTCTTCGGAAGCTGAATATCGTgctgttggtatcgcgcagcggaatgtttgagcgtgcggacaaaagccaagaggagggtgaattgggttcttaataaaaattatgcttttaatattgtcccttttaatatcaaagatcaattaaaattctttcctttattttctaataaacacaataaactaaagagagtagagaagagaaaattacacaaagtatttatactagttcggatcaaaagaccctacgtccagttgttaatctttcaaaacagagattaactaaataactaaaataaatcaaacttacaatcaatgataagaaagattagggtttagaaaacacctctcttgaatcacacaagagatgaagacacctcccttgaaatccacaagggatgaaaacaccttccttgaatcacacaaggaatgaacacctcctttgaatcacacaaaggatgatcggcttctcctagcaacagcagcagcactcaatccctcaagatcccacttgatgaaagttatcgctctacccacactaggtttttcaaagccttcccacaaagagttctcaagtactcagacttctctaacttctgtgTGTTTACAATGGAAGCCAaccactctatttatagaggcctatttagaaattaggttaagaatatgaaaggttaagtcacaactgccatagataatcgattatcataagtgataatcgattattccatagcagtttctgaaaaacattgtttcgtattgataatcgattatcctctgaaataatcgattatttcaaagcagtttctgaaaaatttaaaagaaaacttatgataatcaattatcataagtgataatcgattatcacagtgcgttttgtaaaaataagaattttctCTCAGTGCTCTGTTGTTTGGGTTctgccttttgactcttgacctactattttaactatcttaaataatgtacacatattacaacactttaaacaactaaactcttaagtcttcaattaatctcttgaatcaaagcattcttttaagtcttcaacattttccatgcatcatcatcaagtcttccatacttcttcataagtcatcatcatcatcatcaaaattccTTATTAGaggaagatgttcatcttcttctttttgtcaacaatctccccctttttgatgatgatcaaaaattACTGAAGACTTGTGATATGTCCTGTTCTTAATAAACAACTTAAGAGAAAAGAGTagttaatcaaaataaaagataattaatttttctctccttttaaaACATAAGATATTACAAGATATCAATAAACATATATCTTCCCTTTAAATAGGTACAACTTATCACAAGataataacacaaatatatctccccctttttgattaTAATCAAAAATGAATTCTTTAGACAATTCCCCTTAAATCAGATAACTTAAGTTCccttaaaaaattgtttaagatataaaaacacttttttgatacaaacatttcaagaacaaatACTCCCCCTTAATCAAAGACTCCCCCTAAATCAAAGACTCCCCCTAAATGAAAGAAAGactataaagattaaaaaatatgggtttaaagaaggaaatgttatattaacaaaatgaacTCCAACGTTTAATTTGCATTTACGAAGTACCTAGTTGTTGCTCATGgtctaaatttttgaaaagctcaCTCAAAcggtaaaaaatttgaaaatatgtgtccTACTATgcaagataatcgattatcagcttaagataatcgattattggttcataCCCATGAACAAAAATTTCCAAATttgctgataatcgattattacctgagataatcgattactgataatcgattatcacctgagataatcgattatcacagcgGAGTTTTTCGGAAAACActgaaattaatgatttttaccTCTTTTTCACATATCTAATATTCTCAAACccattataaaatcatataactCACCAGGATACCAAAAGTTTGATAAATATACTAGATCTTTGAACATCCAAAGGgactttcttgattttttttttttaaataacctgTGAGATAGAGAACAATAAAATTTTGGTCCCCAATAAACTTCTTTTGGTCCTTTAAGGTTAGAGACATGTTACTTTATAATAGGAATCCAAGCATATCTTCCATTAGGGACATCAAAATGTTTGATTCTACATTTATTTGAACTGTGCTCCTTTAGcatacaataaaaacatgttacacaATTTATATTCCTAGAATAACGTTTACCTTTTTCTACCCATACCCTATGggctcttttattcttattcttaggaGCTTGCTTGTTGTtacttaaatcatttttcttaaaattaggctttttaacacttttaatttctaatgcatcttcaagttgtttttctagaatatttaaatcaaacatatagctTTTACAAGATGCACATTCAATAATTTCagtctctttattttctaaaattgaaattttatttttcaaaatttcttcttcttcaagagatttttcaaacttaCTTTGTAACtccttaaaatcatattttaatttcttgtgagCGGCATCTAACTTACTAGATTTATGAAGTAGTTGTTGAAATGCATCATACAAAGAATCATAATCATTGTCATTACTACAAGAACTTACCTCACTATCAGAAGAGTCATGTTCAGcaatcaaacatagatttgcttcctcaTCAGATTCATTAGAGCTGGATGAGcttgaagaagaacttgaatcGTTATCCTccgatttctttttcttgaaaacctTTTTGCCGTTCTTCTCTTTACCCTTTTTAGCATTTGGGCAATCCATTTTTACGTGACCTGTTTCACCACATCCATAGCAATTGAATTTTGAAACAAAGTTTTGGTTTTCGTTTTTATACCTTTTGTGATGACCTTTGCCATTGCTCTTCATAaactttgtgaacttctttatcaTTAGACTCATATTCTCATCATCAGAGTCATTATCTTCTTTGGGGATTTTGCTTTTGATGATCTCAGATTTGAAAGCTATGTTCCTTTTCCTTCCTTGGTcctcttcttcatttaaacGCCCAAGTTCAAGTTCATGCTCTCTCAATTTACCAAAAAGAGCCGCCATGGACATTATTGTAAGATTTTGAGATTCAGTGATCGTCGTAACCTTTGGCTGCCATGTCCTGTTCAaagattttagaatttttatatttaactcatcaatatcaaaatttttaccTAACCCAGAAAGATGATTGACGATGTGCGTAAAACGCTTTTGCACATCACAGATGGTTTCGCCTTGTTGCATTCGGAGcatctcatattcttgaattaaTGAGTTCTTCCTTGCACGCTTAACATCAtctgttccttcatgggttactCGTAAAATCTCCCACATTTCCTGGGCACTTGTACAAACtgaaattctataaaattcatCAAGAGTTAGTgcaaatgatattatatttctgGCCCTAACATCATATTGagcccttctattttcttccgCAGTCCATTGGGAAAAAGGCTTAGGTTCCTGCAAATTATTAACAGTAATAGTAGGAACAAAAGGACCATTTAAAatagcatcccaaatacctctatcaatAGACTCCAAAAAGATTTGCATCCTGattttccagaaaggataattttcaccagtaaaaagTGGAGGTCTGTCAATAGACGCACCctcagcaaaagtttgattttgtccaaccattttcgaaaaatttgaataactatcaaagcaagctctgataccaattgttggtatcacgcagcggaatgtttgagcgtgcggacaaaatcaagaggagggtgaattgggttcttaataaaaattgtgcttttaatattttcccttttaatatcaaagatcaattaaaattctttcctttattttctaataaacacaataaactaaagagagtagagaagagaaaattacacaaagtatttatactggttcggatcaaaagaccctacgtccagttgttaatctttcaaaacagagattaactaaatcactaaaataaatcaaacttacaatcaatgataagaaagattagggtttagaaaacacctctcttgaatcacacaagagatgaagacacctcccttgaaattcacaagggatgaaaacaccttccttgaatcacacaaggaatgaacacctcctttgaatcacacaaaggatgatcggcttctcctagcaacagcagcagcactcaatccctcaagatcccacttgatgaaagttatcgctctacccacactaggtttttcaaagccttcccacagagagttctcaagtactcagacttctctaacttctgtgTGTTTACAATGGAAGCCAaccactctatttatagaggcctatttagaaattaggttaagaatatgaaaggttaagtcacaactgccatagataatcgattatcataagtgataatcgattattccagagcagtttctgaaaaacattgtttcgtattgataatcgattatcctctgaaataatcgattatttcaaagcagtttctgaaaaatttaaaagaaaacttatgataatcgattatcataagtgataatcgattatcacagtgcgttttgtaaaaataagaattttctCTCAGTGCTTTGTTGTTTGGGTTctgccttttgactcttgacctactattttaactatcttaaataatgtacacatattacaacactttaaacaactaaactcttaagtcttcaattaatctcttgaatcgaagcattcttttaagtcttcaacattttccatgcatcatcatcaagtcttccatacttcttcataagtcatcatcatcatcaaaattccTTATTAGAGGAAGATGTTCTGCTTCCACCGCTTGTGAGATACAATGGCTTCACCATCTCCTGCAAGATCTCAGAATTCATCACCAGCAGCCCTCTCTTTTGTACTGTGACAACCTCTCTGCCATTCAAATACCTTCCCACTAGGTCTTCCACGAGATGACGAAGCATATAGAAATAAACTGTCACTTGATTAGAGAAAAATTTAAGCAAGGTATCATCAAACTTCTGCACATCAGCACTCAGCATCAGCAAGCAGATATTATGACAAAAGCTCTTTCTCTAGCCACTTTCAACTCTCTCATGTCCAAGCTGGGACTTCTCAACATTTACGTCCAGCTTGAGGGGGGGCTGTCAAAATGGGCAATCTGTATCCCCAATCAACACTCATGTGAATTGAGTCTCAACCAGCGCTATAAGGAATTAGGCCTTACTGCAGGATCCAATTTTTTCCAAAACAGTTCCTTAATATTTTCCTAGATATGCTTTTATAGGCACTGCTTTTCtaaatagaaacacactttTCTCTTTCgtaataaactaaataatatataattaaaaatatatatatatataaag
This portion of the Vigna unguiculata cultivar IT97K-499-35 chromosome 6, ASM411807v1, whole genome shotgun sequence genome encodes:
- the LOC114188414 gene encoding uncharacterized protein LOC114188414, which produces MQIFLESIDRGIWDAILNGPFVPTITVNNLQEPKPFSQWTAEENRRAQYDVRARNIISFALTLDEFYRISVCTSAQEMWEILRVTHEGTDDVKRARKNSLIQEYEMLRMQQGETICDVQKRFTHIVNHLSGLGKNFDIDELNIKILKSLNRTWQPKVTTITESQNLTIMSMAALFGKLREHELELGRLNEEEDQGRKRNIAFKSEIIKSKIPKEDNDSDDENMSLMIKKFTKFMKSNGKGHHKRYKNENQNFVSKFNCYGCGETGHVKMDCPNAKKGKEKNGKKVFKKKKSEDNDSSSSSSSSSSNESDEEANLCLIAEHDSSDSEVSSCSNDNDYDSLYDAFQQLLHKSSKLDAAHKKLKYDFKELQKAKDRSNLMVVILATEGSQSRFRSAQELSVPLPQPFANFHVVKQLHMILVLRESQWSKQPT